ATGTTTCCTCATCCTTTTGATCGTGTTTGGATTGTTTGGGTGTACGAACTACGATAGGAACGTGCTCGAACAAATCAACAGGAAACTCGACGACTTCGAATACAGACTATCGGCGCTTGAAAAAAGTGTTTACACAAATCAAAGATCGATCGAAAACTTACAGGCTGATGTCAAAAGGTTTTCTGAGGAACTGTCGACAGCAAAGAGGCTGATCAGTGAACAGAGAAACATTCCAGTCATCTCTCAAGACGACATAAACCAGATCCTCGCTCGAATCACATCGCTCGAGATGCGTTTCAACCAACTGTCCGTGGCACTGAACGTTTCTGACATAAGACAACTCATATACAAGATCTCAGATTTGGAAACAGCTCAGAAACAACAGCAGATAGCTTACGAACGTTTCATCAAGAGCACTGAGGAACTCTTATCACAGGTGAACGCTGAGGAAACAGCAAAAAGGTTGAAAAGCCTTGAAAACAGTGTCACATCGATATCGAATCAAATCAGTGAGCTTTTGGAGTTATCCTCGAGAGTGAACGCGCTCGAGAGAGCCTTCGATAATCTATCACTCACTCCGCAAGCCACACTGATCAACATATCAACGATTGAAAGAGAGCTCTTCCAAACTAGATCGAGACTGCAGGAGCTTGAGGTTAGTTTGAAGCGCGAGATCGAGAGGAAAATCGAAGAATTCTCCTCAAAACAAATCGTTGTCACGAATCCTGCAGACCTTCAGCAGTACGTGGCCAACACGACGGCAATGGTTCGACAACTGAGTTTGGAGCTCGAAATGCTCCGTGGTATGGTGAAGGAATATGACAGAGAAAGATTTCTAAAGCTCGATCAAGATTACATAGTGTACGTGGTGAAACCCAACGATACTCTCTCGAGCATCATGCGAGCATATGGGCTGGGACAAGACAAACTCAGACTCATAATGGAATTGAACAACATACAAGATCCCAACAGATTGTTGGCCGGCCAGAGAATAAAGATACCCATCGAAGACAGAAGCGCTCTGTTTGCTTACCCACTCGAAAAAGCTTTGAACTTGCAAGACGTTGTGTCAACCTTTGGTCGTCCAACAGGTAGTGGTGTCACTACTGGTATAACGATAAGTTTGGAGAAGGGTTCACGAGTGTTCTCGATATTGCCCGGTAGAATCGTGAGCATTTTGCAGGATGAGAAAGGACGTTACCATGTGCGTATAGACCACGGCAACGGTGTACTCGCTGTCTATGGAAACCTTTCAACACTCAACATCACACCGAACAGCTGGGTCGGCAGAGGACAAGTCATAGGAACAGTGAACGATCTATTTCACTTCGAGATATGGATAGATGGAGAACCTAGAGACCCACTCCGAATACTTTTGAAGTACGTTGGAAAGTTCGAGGCCACATTCTATTCTGAGTGGGACGATGGCAAGTTGCCTGAACATCCGACCTTCAGAATCACAACACTCGGAACTGTTCCAAGAGAATGGAGGACCGTAGCCGCGGATCCTTCGGTGATTCCTTTAGGAAGTCTCATCTACATTCCGCAGTTCGCTGACAAACCAAACTTTGGTCTCTTTTTAGTCGAGGACACAGGTTTACTCATAAAAGGTAACATCATCGACGTATACATGAACAGTCCTAATCAAGCCCTTCAGAACATGCGCACCGAAGTTGACGTTTACCTTGTGGCGAGCAAGCTGAGGTGATGGAGTTGGGTATCACAGTGAAGAGTGAGTACGCTTTTAGAATCCTTCTTTCCATAGGAGGATGTGGAAATAAACTAGTATCACTCGCTGATGCTTCTAGAAATATGAATGTACCGAAAGAATTCGCTGAAAAGATCGTGCTCCAATTGAGAAGAGCTGGTATCGTTAAGGCGAAGAGAGGCCGATCTGGTGGTTACGAGCTGGCCAAAAGCGCCTCACAGATCACAGCTTACGACATAGTTACAGCCGTCGACGATGTCAATAAGATCATAAAATGTGAACAGGATTTCTGTGGCTGTGAGGACAGAGAAAGTTGTGTGATAAAAAATGTAGTGTGGAACAAGTTGCAAAGGTGTATAAAAGAAGTTTTGACGAGTGTGACGTTGCAAGATCTGCTCAATGCTTGCGGGAGGGAAGGTTAGTGAGGAAGGTCGTTCAAAACATTGCGGATGATTTCTTCGAAATACTTCACTATGATAAGAATCAATGGCCAAGCTATTGGAAGATCTACAGAGCGAAACATGAACCGCTCATAGACGAATATGAAAAAACCTTGAATGTCTCTGAACAATCGATCGTTTCCATTTTAAAAAGTATGGAACGAAGAAACGTCGATAGACTGATGCAACTGTGGTATTCTATCTCGCATGAACAGAAATATCACTGTTCAAAATTGATCACAGCGAAGCACGAATTGTTCGAGCTCGATCACGAAGATTTCACTATCGTTTTGACGGGATTGCTCGGCCTCAAAGACTGGGTTGTTGTGAAAGGAAAGCGAGAATGGGTTGTACTCATTGATCTGTTGAGTTTATGGAACAAAAAATGTTTGGATGAGCTTTCGTATGTGGCTTATCAGGCAGCGTTGAGCTTCAAAAGAGGTGAAAAGTACGGTGAATACGCTCCGAAGGAAGAACTGTTTGCAAAACTCTACACAAAGATTGATAGAACTTTTGAAGAAAATGATGATATCGAAAAGATCATGCAAACGATTTGTCGCGTCTTGTACGAGGATGTACCACACTACAATTGGGTTGGATTTTACCTGACTGACAGCTTGAAGAAAAACGAACTCGTTTTAGGCCCGTTCGTTGGAGAACCAACAGAACATGTGAGGATCCCATTCGGAAAAGGTATATGCGGTCAAGCTGCAGAACGAAAGGATGTGTTCGTAGTTCAAGACGTTTCGAAAGAAACCAACTATCTTTCCTGCAGTCCAAAGGTTCAGTCAGAGATCGTGGTACCGATAATCGTGAACGGGGAAGTTTTCGGTGAGATCGACATCGACAGTCACGTGTTGAACTGTTTTGATGAAGAAGATGAACGTCTTCTCGGGTACATTTGTGAAAAGATTTCACAACGGGTGAGGGTGAAAAGATGACGGTGAACGAGGTTGTCAAAAAAGCTGCGAAAAGTCTTGAAACGCCTTTCTTACTGATTGACCTAGATTTGGTCGAAGAAAACTACAAAAGGCTCGCGGCAGCCATACCAGGCTGCAAGATCTTCTATGCAGTGAAAGCGAACAGTCATCCGAGGATCATTGAGAGACTCAGAGATCTTGGTAGCAATTTCGATGTAGCTTCACTCGGTGAAATCAACAAGTTATCCAGTCTCAACATCACGCCAGACAGAATGATCTTTGCTAACCCTATCAAGCGTGAAAAAGACATTGCTTACGCCTACGATCTAGGTGTGAATTTGTTCGCGGCCGATTCTCCGATGGAACTTGAAAAGATTGCCGAAAACGCCCCAGGTTCTCAGATCGTT
This sequence is a window from Pseudothermotoga sp.. Protein-coding genes within it:
- a CDS encoding 3D domain-containing protein, which gives rise to MKVSKCFLILLIVFGLFGCTNYDRNVLEQINRKLDDFEYRLSALEKSVYTNQRSIENLQADVKRFSEELSTAKRLISEQRNIPVISQDDINQILARITSLEMRFNQLSVALNVSDIRQLIYKISDLETAQKQQQIAYERFIKSTEELLSQVNAEETAKRLKSLENSVTSISNQISELLELSSRVNALERAFDNLSLTPQATLINISTIERELFQTRSRLQELEVSLKREIERKIEEFSSKQIVVTNPADLQQYVANTTAMVRQLSLELEMLRGMVKEYDRERFLKLDQDYIVYVVKPNDTLSSIMRAYGLGQDKLRLIMELNNIQDPNRLLAGQRIKIPIEDRSALFAYPLEKALNLQDVVSTFGRPTGSGVTTGITISLEKGSRVFSILPGRIVSILQDEKGRYHVRIDHGNGVLAVYGNLSTLNITPNSWVGRGQVIGTVNDLFHFEIWIDGEPRDPLRILLKYVGKFEATFYSEWDDGKLPEHPTFRITTLGTVPREWRTVAADPSVIPLGSLIYIPQFADKPNFGLFLVEDTGLLIKGNIIDVYMNSPNQALQNMRTEVDVYLVASKLR
- a CDS encoding Rrf2 family transcriptional regulator → MELGITVKSEYAFRILLSIGGCGNKLVSLADASRNMNVPKEFAEKIVLQLRRAGIVKAKRGRSGGYELAKSASQITAYDIVTAVDDVNKIIKCEQDFCGCEDRESCVIKNVVWNKLQRCIKEVLTSVTLQDLLNACGREG
- a CDS encoding GAF domain-containing protein, which translates into the protein MRKVVQNIADDFFEILHYDKNQWPSYWKIYRAKHEPLIDEYEKTLNVSEQSIVSILKSMERRNVDRLMQLWYSISHEQKYHCSKLITAKHELFELDHEDFTIVLTGLLGLKDWVVVKGKREWVVLIDLLSLWNKKCLDELSYVAYQAALSFKRGEKYGEYAPKEELFAKLYTKIDRTFEENDDIEKIMQTICRVLYEDVPHYNWVGFYLTDSLKKNELVLGPFVGEPTEHVRIPFGKGICGQAAERKDVFVVQDVSKETNYLSCSPKVQSEIVVPIIVNGEVFGEIDIDSHVLNCFDEEDERLLGYICEKISQRVRVKR